A part of Bacteroidota bacterium genomic DNA contains:
- a CDS encoding PP2C family protein-serine/threonine phosphatase: MATQRETSESRRSQPKIKDLKLKSLLEITKAINSNQSTTDLLAIYENVIREKLAIGKLVLFSHDGNEWKCLLSFGVDAEFNNINVEKEFKGIKEITTIDIDASKLSFHKSFEIVIPVFHKAHPLAYVLIGDLNEDESGMSAAIKHLPFVQTLTNLIVVAIENKKLAKENLRRAAMHRELELAWEVQRMLFPEQLPHNENLDMDAVYLPHQQVGGDYYDYIQINENEVAICVADVSGKGVPAALLMSNFQANLRILLHHIPNLPDLLRELNNKVSVNAKGEKFITLFIAKYNTVTRVMHYINAGHNPSLVIDDDGANVLTVGCTGLGMFDELIKVREGIVNVSHGALLICYTDGLVETMNEKDQDFGLDRLQQIALDNRHKTPKELNTIILEKLNKHKGDQPYIDDIALVTSRLL; this comes from the coding sequence ATGGCAACACAACGTGAAACGAGCGAAAGCAGGCGAAGCCAGCCGAAGATCAAGGATTTGAAATTGAAATCATTGCTTGAGATCACGAAAGCGATCAACAGCAATCAATCAACTACAGATCTTCTCGCGATTTACGAAAATGTGATCCGCGAAAAACTTGCGATCGGGAAACTTGTGCTGTTCAGTCACGACGGAAATGAATGGAAATGCCTGCTCAGTTTCGGCGTCGATGCAGAATTCAACAACATCAATGTAGAAAAAGAATTCAAGGGAATAAAAGAGATCACCACCATTGACATCGATGCTTCTAAACTTTCTTTTCACAAATCGTTCGAGATCGTCATTCCTGTTTTTCATAAAGCTCACCCGCTTGCGTATGTACTCATCGGTGATCTCAATGAAGATGAAAGCGGGATGAGCGCTGCCATTAAACATCTTCCGTTTGTGCAAACACTTACGAATCTCATTGTGGTTGCGATCGAAAATAAAAAACTCGCGAAAGAAAATCTCCGCCGCGCAGCCATGCATCGTGAACTGGAACTCGCGTGGGAAGTACAACGCATGTTATTTCCCGAACAGCTTCCGCACAATGAAAATCTCGATATGGATGCTGTCTATCTTCCGCATCAGCAGGTGGGCGGCGATTATTACGATTACATTCAGATCAATGAAAATGAAGTTGCAATTTGTGTAGCCGATGTTTCCGGAAAAGGAGTTCCGGCTGCATTGCTCATGTCGAATTTCCAGGCGAATCTCAGAATTCTGCTTCATCACATTCCCAATCTTCCTGATCTGCTTCGTGAACTGAATAATAAAGTTTCGGTGAATGCGAAAGGGGAAAAATTCATTACACTTTTCATTGCGAAATACAACACCGTTACCCGCGTGATGCATTACATCAACGCCGGTCACAATCCCTCACTTGTGATCGATGATGATGGAGCGAATGTGCTCACTGTAGGATGCACAGGACTCGGCATGTTTGATGAACTGATCAAAGTGCGCGAAGGAATTGTGAATGTGAGTCACGGCGCATTACTCATTTGCTACACCGACGGACTCGTGGAAACAATGAATGAAAAAGACCAGGATTTCGGACTCGATCGTTTGCAGCAGATCGCACTCGATAACCGTCATAAAACACCGAAGGAACTGAACACGATCATTCTCGAAAAACTCAACAAGCACAAAGGAGATCAGCCATACATTGATGATATTGCTTTAGTCACCTCCCGCCTTCTTTAA